In the genome of Planctomyces sp. SH-PL62, the window TTCCCCGGCGGCTTCATCAAGCGTGAAGGCCGGCCGACCACCAAGGAAATCCTCACCGCCCGCCTGATCGACCGCCCGATCCGGCCGCTCTTCCCCGAGTGGTATCGCGAGGAAGTCCAGATCCAGGCCGGCCCGATCTCGGCCGACCGCGTGAACGACCCCGACGTCCTCTCGATCCTGGGCGCCTCGGCCTCGTTGATGCTGGCGAAGGCCCCTTCCTGGGCCCCATCGGTGCCGTCCGGCTGGCCCGCGTCGACGGCAAGCTCGTCGCGTTCCCCACCGCCGAGGAGGTCGCCGCCAGCGATCTCGACCTGATCGTCGCCAGCACGGCCAAGGCCGTCGTGATGATCGAAGGGTTCGCCGACGAACTCCCCGAGCCCGAGATGGCCGACGCCATCATCGAAGGCCATCGGATCAACCAGGAGCTCATCGCCCTTCAGTATGAGCTGCTCGCCGCCGTCGGCCATGAGCGGACCGAGTTCCGCCCGGCCCCGCCCGACGCCCTCAAGGGCCACATCCTCGAGCACTACGGCGCCCGCATCCGCGACGCCAAGCAGATCGTGCTCAAGCAGGAGCGGAACGCGACCGTCAAGGCGATCGTCGAGTCGATCATCGGCGACCTGATCACCGGTCACGGCGAACCGTTCGCCATCGCCCCCGGCGGCCCCGGCGAAAACGCGCATACGCCCGTCCCCGTCACCAAGGAACGCATCAAGACCGTCTTCCACGCCGTGGAAGAAGTCGTGGTCCGCGACCTGATCCTCAGCGGCAAGCGGCCCGACGGCCGCGGCCCTCGCGACCTTCGCTCGATCAAGTGCGAGGTCGGCGTCCTGCCCCGGGCCCACGGCTCCGCCATCTTCCAGCGCGGCGAGACCCAGGCCCTCGTCACCACGGTGCTCGGCACCGGGGCCGACGAGCAGCGGGTCGACGGCATCATGGACGAATTCACCAAGAAGTTCATGTTGGACTACAACATGCCGCCGTTCGCCGTCGGCGAGATCCGGCCCATCCGGGGCCCCGGCCGTCGCGAGATCGGCCACGGCGCCCTGGCCGAACGATCGGTCGCCCCGATCCTCCCCGCCCCGGCCAAGTTCCCGTACACCATCCGGGTCATCTCCGACATCCTCGAGTCCAACGGCTCCAGCTCGATGGCCTCGGTCTGCGGGGCGACCCTCAGCCTGATGGACGCCGGCGTCCCGATCAGCGACCCCGTCGGCGGGATCTCGATCGGCCTGGTCCAGGACGACGAGACCGGCCGGCACGTCCTCCTCACCGACATCATCGGCGAGGAAGATCATTACGGCGACATGGACTTCAAGGTCGCCGGTACCCAGCGCGGCGTGACCGGCATCCAGCTCGACCTGAAGAACCAGGGGATCACCGAGGACGTCATCCGCGAGACCCTCGAGCAGGCCCACGAAGCCCGCCTCGAGATCCTTCGCGCCATGCTCCGCTCGATCAAGCGGCCTCGCGAGGAAATCTCCACCAACGCCCCCCGGCTGATCCAGATCCAGATCAACCCGGACAAGATCGGCCTCCTCATCGGCCCCGGCGGCAAGACCATCCGCCGCCTCCAGGATGAGACGGGCGCCAAGATCGACATCGACGACAGCGGCGTCGTGACCCTCGCGAGCATCGACGCCTCCGGTGCCGAAGCCGCCCGGGACAAGATCCTGGCCATGACCGAAGGCGTGCAAGTCGGCCGGATTTACGAAGGCCGCGTCACCTCCATCAAGGAGTTCGGCGCGTTCGTAGAGATCCTGCCCGGCAAGGACGGCCTGGTCCACGTCACCGAGCTCTCCAGCGGCTACGTCACGAACGTCGCCGACGTCTGCCGCGTCGGCGATTCGATGATGGTCAAGGTGATCGCCGTCGACGACCAGGACCGCGTCAAGCTCTCGCGCAAGGCGGCGCTGGCCGAGCGGGAACTCCCCGACGAGTTCGCGTCGAAGCCTCGCCCCGCCGGTTCGGCCGATCGCCCCCAGGGTGCCGGGCCGGGCGGACCGGGCGGACCGCCGCCGCGCCGTTCCGAAGGGGAACGTCGTCCTGAAGGGGATCGCGGCCGGGGCTACGGCGGTGGCGACCGGGGCGGTGATCGCGGCGGCCCTCGCGGCCCTCGCTGAGCCTGCGGCTCGCCTTCGTCCTCACGTACCTGATCCGGGGACGTTCGGGCCCCCGCCCGAACGTCCCCTTCCTCGTCATCCCCCTGGCGGCCCTTGATCGAACCATCGCCCGCGGATCGGCGGATCGAGACCATGGGACACCCCATCACCGGAACGGTCGTCGACTCGCCCTCGGCGCCCAAGGAACCCGCCCTGGACTCGTCCTCCGATGGACCCGCCCCCTCGGCGCTCCCTTTCGACCCCGATCTCGCCCGTCGGCTCCGCGAGCAGAACGCTCAGATCGCGCAGCTCGCCGGCGGCCTCGCCCACGAGATTCGCAACCCGCTCTCCACCCTTTCGCTCAATCTGGACCTCCTGGCCGAAGACTTCCAGGACGCCGAGACGCCCCGCGAGCGTCGGGCGGGGACCCGGATCGAGCGGCTCAAGCGCGAGGCGAGGCGGCTCCAGGACATCCTGGAGAACTTCCTCCGATTCGCGCGGCTCCAGGACCTGCGACCGACCGAGGTCGACCTGAACGCGGTCGTCGAGGAGATGTGCGACTTTTACGAGCCGCAGGCTTCGACGCGGGGCGTGGTGGTCCGCACCCACTTCGCCCCCGACATCCCGAAGACGTCGCTCGACGCCGACGCTTTCAAACAGGCGGTCCTCAACCTGATGCTCAACGCCGAACATGCGATGCCGGACGGCGGAGAGTTGATCCTCACCACCCGCCGCGACGGCCCCTGCGTCGTGCTCGACGTCATCGATACGGGCTGCGGGATGACCGAGGACGTCCGGTCGAAGATTTTCGACCCGTTCTACTCCACGAGGAAGGGGGGGAGCGGATTGGGGCTCCCCACCACGCGGAACATCATCGAGGCGCACGGCGGATCCATCGAGGTCCAGAGCGTCCCGAACCGGGGCTCGCGATTCTCGATCCGGCTCCCGACCTCCTCGCGATTTTCCCCCGACGCGGTCGATCGGTCGGATCCCGACGAGCCCTGAGCCTCGATCGCCGTCGTCGCGTCGAAGGGCCCAAGGCCCCGAATCGGGCGGTGCCCCGTCGTTCGCTCCGAGCCCAGACTCAAGGCGGGGAAACCGCCGAATCACCTTAGATCCGCTTCATGGCCGTACACGCCGAATCCACGCCATCCGTGGGTGTACGAACTCCTCGGGAGACCGCCTCGATGTCCAGCTTCTCGCCGTTCGATTTTTCGCTCCCCGAGGAAGTGGAACGGGATCTCCAGGGCTCGGAGTTCATCTACTGCACGAATCCCGGCAACGCGGGCGACTGCGTCATCGCCTGCGCGTCCCACCGGTATTTCGATCGCAAGGGATGGAAGTACAAGGTCGTCCCGCCCAACGTCGAGCCGAGCGAGACCAACGGACGGGTCCTGGTCTACGCGGGGGGCGGCAATCTGATTGACATGTACTCGCAGGCCAGGAGCTTCCTCGCCAAGCATCTCGCCGGCGCCAAGCAGTTCATCCTGTTGCCCCACACGGTGCGGGGCAATGAAGAACTCCTCGCCTCGCTGGACGACCGATGCACCATCATCGCGCGTGAAGAGACCTCCTATCGCCACCTGCTCCAGCACGTCACCAGGGCGAAGGTGTTCCTGGGGCACGACATGGCGTTTTCGCTGGACGTCAAGGGCCTCCGGGAGGATGGCGCGCGGCGGTTCTGGCCCTTGTTCTCGACCAAGGATCTGGTCTGGCGAAACACCAAGCGCATGATCCGCCAGGTCAACCGGCTGGCCCAGGCGAAGGGGAACCGAAAGCTCCTGTCGTCGTTCCGGATGGACATCGAACGCACCGACGTCGCGATCCCCCCCGCCAACATCGACGTCTCCCGGGCCTTCGCCTCCGACGACCTGATGCCGTTGAACTGCTTCGAGACGAGCTATCGTATGATCAAGTTCCTCGACGGCTTCCAGCAGATCGACACGAATCGGCTGCACGTGGCCATCTGCGGGGCGTTGCTGGGGAAGGACGTGATCTTGCACGCCAACTCGTACAGCAAGAATGAGGATATCTACCGCCACTCCATGGCCGGGCGATTCCCCTCGGTGGTCTGGAAGGGGTGAGACGGTCGCGAGGCGGGATGTCCACCCAGGTTCGAGGAGAGCCCTAGTATGAGCCGGTTGCTTGATCTCTTCGATCAGGTGTACGTCGTCAACCTCCCGTCGCGGGCCGATCGTCGGAAGGAGATGGCGGCGCAGCTGGAACGGGTCGGTTCCAGCCTCGTCGGTCGCAATGTGAGCCTCTTCCCGGCGATCCGCCCCGAATCAGCGGACGGCTTCCCGTCGATCGGCGCCAGGGGCTGCTTCCTCAGCCATCTGAACATTCTTCGCGACGCGGACGCCCGGGGCCTGAATCGGATCCTGATCCTGGAAGACGATCTCGACTTCGCGCCGGACTTTCTCCAACGCGAGGGCGAGGTGGCGAGGCTCCTGGAAGACGCCGGCTGGGGCCTGTTCTACGGCGGGTACGTGCTGATCGAGCCGATCGGCTCCGCCGCCTCGGGCCCCGTCCACGCGCTGGCTTCGACGCAGGGGGTGAGGACGACGCATTTCGTGGGCTTCCAGGGGGAAGCGATCGCCGAGGTGATCACGCACCTGGAGGCCATCCTCACCCGCACACCGGGCGATCCCGAAGGGGGCCCCATGCACGTCGATGGGGCTTATTCGAGATTCCGAGCAGGCCATCCCGACTGCCGGACCTTGTTGGCTACGCCCGAGTTGGGGGATCAGCGCGCCTCGCGGACCGACATTCACGAGTTACAATGGTATGATCGGACTCCGCTGATCCGCAACCTGGTGGCGATCCTGAGGCGGGGGCGGAACAGGGAGGCGTCTTGACGGCGCACGGAGCGGGGCCCAGGCCATGCGGCGGCGACCCCCGGGCCCGGCTCTCGCCATGATGCTGCTTGTCGCGGGGACCGCCGCTCGCGGCAACGGATGAGAAGGGCCGCGTCGACCGATTGGAACGGTCGCGCCCGAGCAGGATCGAACCATACCCGGCGTTTCCCCGTCTCCCCGACGCCCTGGAACCAACGAGCGAGTTTGATGGACCAGCAGATCCGCGTCCTGGTGGTCGACGACGACGAGCCCCACGCCGAGGCCGTGGCCGAGAGCCTGGCGCGCGTCGGCTACGAATGCGTCGTCGCGACCAGCGGTCGCGAAGGCCTCCGCCAGATCGAAGAGCAGAGCTTCGACATCATCATCTCCGACCTCATCATGGATGGGGTCGGCGGGCTGGAGATCCTCGCCAAGGCGAAGCGAGAGCTTCCCGACGCCGAGGTCGTCATCCTGACCGGGCACGGCACGATCAAGACGGCCGTGACCGCGATGCAGGCCGGCGCGACGACCTACCTGACGAAGCCCCTCGACATCGGCGAACTCCGCACCGTCGTCGACAAGGCGTCGCAGTCGCAGCGGCTGGCCCGCTCGAACATTGAGCTTCAGAAGCAGCTCAACGAGAAGTTCGGCTTCGAGGGGGTCGTGGGGAACTCGGCGGCGATGCACACCGTGGTCGCCCGTCTCCGGCAGATCGCCCCGACCTCGGCGTCGGTGCTCATCACCGGCGAGAGCGGCACCGGCAAGGAGCTGGTCGCCAAGGCGCTCCACAACAACAGCCCCCGGCGCTACAAGCCGTTCGTGGCTCTGAACTGCGCCGCGCTCAGCGACAACATCCTGGAGAGCGAGCTGTTCGGACATGTGAAAGGGGCCTTCACCGGGGCCGACCGCGAGCGCAAGGGATGGTTCGAGCACGCCAACGGCGGGACCATGTTCCTCGACGAGGTCGGCGACATCCCGCTGGGCACCCAGGTCAAGCTCCTGCGGACCCTTGAGAACGGCGAGATCGTCCGCGTCGGCACCAATGAGCCGGTGAAGGTGAACGTCCGCCTGATCTCGGCGACGAATCGGGACCTGGCCGAGGGGATCGCCTCGGGGTCGTTCCGCCAGGATCTGTACCACCGGCTGAAGGTCGTCAGCGTCAAACTCCCCCCGCTTCGAGAGCGCCGGGAGGACGTCGACCTGCTGATCGACCACTTCCTCAAGGAATACACCGCCTCGCACGGCAAGAAGATCACGTCGATCACCCCGGCCGCCCGGAAGCTCCTGCGGCATTACTCCTGGCCGGGCAACGTGCGCGAACTGAAGAACGTCGTCGAGAGCATGGTCGTGATCGACTTCGACGGCGTCGTGGACGTCGACGACCTGACCGAGGATCTCCAGTCGGGCCTGACGGGAGACGCCGCCGACGTGCACGAGGGGGTCGACGCCTTCGTCGGAAAGTCGCTCGAAGACATCGAGAAGCATTACATCACCGAGACCCTCAAGCTCACCGCCGGCAACCGCGAGGAGGCCGCCAAGCTCCTGGGGATCGGCGAGCGGACGTTGTACCGGAAGCTCAAGGAATACTCGTCCTAGCGCGGGGGCGAAGGGGCGAGGGCTCCCCCCGCCTCCAGGATCTCCGCCTCGCGCGCCAGGTTCGCCAGGGCCTTCGGGTCGCGCACCTGGTAGAAGTCGGTCAGGAAGACCCGGCCTCGGGCCAGCATCGGCCGCAGGAACAGGTCGAGGCGGCCCTGGCGGTAGCCGTCCTCGCCGTGGATCGGGACGTACTCGCGCCTCACCCCCTCGGCGTAGCGGACGTACTCGGCCCAGGAGGCCGCGAGGATGGAGAGGTCGACGTCCAGGAAGAGGTCGATCGCGTCGTCGCCGGTCGGCTCGTGGCGGCGCGTCGCCAGGATCATCGCCTCGGCGCGTGCGAGGATCGGCCCGGCGACGACGCCGTCGAGGAGTTGATGGAGGTCCGCCACGCTCCGGACCTCGTTATCGTCCCGCGAAGGGTCGTAGATCGCGTCGTGGAAGAACGCGGCGAGCCCGGCGGCCCCGCCGTCGCGCGACAGGGCCGGCTGGGCGTCCACCTGGTCGATCATGTACACGATGTGGTCGACGCCGTGGTAATGGCGTTCGGCCGCGGTGTACTGCTCGACGAGGTAGTGGTCGACGACCGCCGTCCCGACCTCGGTCAGCCCGAGCCGACGCGCCAGGAGGCTCCAGGCGCGTCGGAATCGTTCGGCCGGGGTCATTCCTCGTCCTGCTGCTCTTGCTTGCGGAGCTGGGCGAGGACGCCGATGTCCTCCAGGGTGGAGGTGTCGCCGGTGCTCTCGACGCCGGCGGCGATGTCGCGGAGCAGCCGCCGCATGATCTTGCCGCTGCGGGTCTTGGGGAGCGAGTCGGTGAAGTGGATGTCGTCGGGCCGGGCGAGGGCGCCGATCTCCTTGGCGACGTGGGCGCGAAGCTCCTGCTTGAGCTTGTCGCTGGGGGCCTGGCTCGAATCCAGCGTGACGAAGCAGGCGATCCCCTGGCCCTTGATCTCGTCGGGCTTGCCGACCACGGCGGCCTCGGCGACGGCCGGATGGCTCACCAGCGCGCTCTCAATCTCCATGGTGGAGAGCCGGTGGCCGGCGACGTTCAGGACGTCGTCCACCCGGCCCAGGATCCAGTAGTTGCCGTGCTCGTCGCGGCGGGCGCCGTCGCCGGTGAAGTACTTGCCCGGCACGTCGCTCCAGTACTGGCTCTTGTAGCGCTCGTCGTCGCCGAAGATGGTCCTGAGCATCGCCGGCCAGGGCTTGGAGATGACCAGGAAGCCCCCTTCGTTGTCGCCGACCGGCTTGCCGTCCTTGGTGACGATCTCGGGGACGATGCCGGGGAGGGGCCGGGTCGCCGAGCCGGGGATGGTGGGGGTGGCGCCGGGGAGGGGGGCGATCATGATCGCGCCGGTCTCGGTCTGCCACCAGGTGTCGACGATCGGGCAACGGCCGCCGCCGATGACCTCGTGATACCACATCCAGGCTTCGGGGTTGATCGGCTCGCCGACCGATCCCAGGAGCCGCAGGCTCGACAGGTCGTGCTTCCTGGGGTGCTGTTCGCCCCACTTCATGAACGCCCGGATGGCGGTGGGGGCGGTGTAGAGGATCGTGACCCGGTAGTCCTCGATGATCTTCCAGAACCGGGCCTCGTCGGGCCAGTTGGGGGCCCCTTCGTACATGACGCAGGTCGCGCCCTGGGAGAGCGGGCCGTAGGCCAGGTAGGAATGGCCGGTGACCCAGCCGACGTCGGCCGTGCACCAGTAGGTGTCGTCGGGCTTGAGGTCGAAGACCCACTTGGTGGAGAGGCCGGCCTGGAGGAGATAGCCGCCGGTGGTGTGGAGGATGCCCTTGGGCTTCCCGGTGGACCCGGAGGTGTAGAGGATGAACAGCGGGTGCTCGCTGTCCAGCGGCTCGGCGGGGCACTCGGGCGAGACGTTGGCCTCAAGCTCGTGCCACCAGTGGTCGCGGCCGGGGGTCCAGTCGATCTCGTGTCCGGTCCGCTTGTAGACGATGACGCCGGTGAGCGTCGGGCATTCCTTCGCCGCGCCGTCGGCGTTCACCTTGAGCGGGACGATCTTCCCGCGCCGCCAGCCGCCGTCGGCCGTGACCAGGAGCTTGGCCTTGCAATCCTGGATCCGCCCCGCGAGCGCCTCGGAGCTGAAGCCGCCGAAGACCACGGTGTGGGGCGCCCCGATCCGGGCGCAGGCCAGGGCCGCGATCACCAGCTCGGGGATCATCGGCAGGTAGAGGGCGACGACGTCCCCCTTCTTGACGCCCTGGGCCTTCAGGACGTTGGCGAACTTGCTGACCTCGCGGAGCAGGTCCTGATAGCGGAGCACGCGGCGGTCGCCGGGCTCGCCCTCGAAGATCAGGGCCGCCTTGTTCTTGTCCGGCCCGTTGCAGTGGCGGTCGACGCAGTTGTACGAGGCGTTGAGCTTGCCGCCCACGAACCACTTGGCGAACGGCGGGTTCCAGTCGAGCACCTGGTCCCAGGTCTGGAACCAGTCGAGCGAGGAAGCCTGCTCGGCCCAGAAGGCCTCGGGGTCTTCCTTGGCCCGGTCCCAGACCGCCTGGTATTCGTCCAGGCTCTTGAACTCGGCTGCCGCGGCGAAGTCGGCGGGGGGGGGGAAGACCCGCGTTTCCTGAAGGACGCTCTTGATCGATCCACCGCCGCTGGGATTCTCGAGGGCCATACTCGCACGCTCCAGGATCGCTATCGACCTCGGGGAAAGGGGGGAGGGAACCCCGGATGATAAACCCCATCAGAGGTCGAGTCAATCGCCCGAACCCGGTCCCACGACGGCCTCGGTCGTCGCCGCCAGGAGCCTCGTCATCTCCAGCCGCTGGAGCCGGCGCGCGAGGCGTTCGAGGCCGGAGTCGCGCCGGGCGTTGGTGCAGAGGTCGATCATCGCGTACGGGTCCCAGCCGCCTGACCCGACCAGCCGCTTCGTCAGGCCGGAGTCGCCGTGGGCTTCGAGGAGGGGCCGGGCGGCCTGGGCGAGTTCGGGAAACAGGGGATGACGGCCGACGCGGCGGAACCAGTAGGAGGCGTTGCCCGCGTCGGGCTCGCGGCGGTGGGCGATCCCGTGCCAGTACGCGGAGAATCGCCGCTCGCCCAGGTCGTCGGCCTCCTGCGCCGCCTCGTGGCTGGCGTCCCAGGCGTCCAGCGCTTGCAGCAGCCCGGCCGAGAGCGCCAGCCGCTGCGGGCGCGGCGCGAGCGGGAGGAGTCCGGCGAGCGCGGCCTCCGACGCCGAGGCGAGCAGGCCGGGCCGCTCCGGCGCCCCCTGGACGAGCATAAGGCCCGGGGACTCCTCGTCGCCGAGGCCCGCGAAGGCCAGCGCGGCGACGAGATCGAGTGGGCTCACCGCGAACATCTCGGCCGGCGGTTCGCCCGCCTCCAGCCGCCGGAGCGCCTCGTCGACCGGCAGGCCGGAGGCCGACAGGACGGGGGCGCCCCCGGTGCCGATCGCGATGCGGGGTTGGAACGGGCTCACGTCGCTCCTCCGTCCCTCGGACCGATCAAAGGAAGAATTCCTTGAGCAGCCGGAAGACGTCCTGATAGGTGGCGAAGACCATGAGGCAGAGGACCATCAACAGCCCGACGTAGGTCCCGGCGATCAGGGCGGAGTCGGGCAGGGGACGGCCCCGGACCTTCTCGGCCACGAGGAAGACCATCTGGCCGCCGTCGAGCGGGGGGATGGGCAGGAAGTTGAGCACCGCGAGGTTGATGCTGATGAAGCCCAGGAAGCCCACGAACTCGCTGAAGCCCGCCTTGGCCTGCGCGTAGGCGACGCGGCTGATGAGGATCGGCCCGCCGAGGTTCGTCACGCTCACGCGTCCGGTGAACAGGCTGCGGAGGGTCGCGTACATGACGGCGACGTTCTCGACGGTCTCATTGAGCCCTTCCCGCATGGCGTCGGCGAATCCCAGCGCCGGCAGGGTCTTGAAGGCGTCGACGAAGGCCAGGCCGCGGTCGGGGACGTACCGATCGGGAACGACCTCGGGCTGGATCGAGACGGGCTCGCTCCGGCCGTGGACCGTCAGGGAGACGGCCTGCCTGGGGAGGGACTGGATCAGGCCGAACACGAACGGCCAGGTGGTCGATCCGTCGTCGAACCGCATCGTCTGCTCGCGCGGGACGAGCCAGTTCTCGTCGCTCGGCGACGCCCCCTCCCGAGGACGCCCGCGGGTCGCGGGGATGGCGACGGCTTCGAGCACGTCGCCCGCCTTGAGGCCCGCCTTGTCCGCCGGCGAGCCGGGCGCGACGGCCTGGACGACCGGCCGGAACGGGAAGCAGATCCCCAGGCCGGGGACCTGGAAGTCCTCGCCCGGCGAGAGCTTCATGGGGTTGAAGGTGGGGGCCGTGTCGTCGGGCGTCGCGGTGAGGGTGACGGTCTCGGGAGCCTTCTCGCCATCGGCGGTCCGCTGCACCTCGAACGTCGTCGGCGACCCCGCGCGGTCGAAGCATTCGAGCGACAGCCGGATGGGGTCGAGGTCCTCGCTGCCGTCGACCTTCACGATCCGGTCGCCGACGCGGAACCCGGCGGCCTCGGCCGGCGAGCCCTTCTGGATGGCGCGGATCGGCTCGACGGCGAATCGGAGTCCGAGGTCGACCAGGTGGTTCGGCGGCAGGGTCGTCTTCAGGTCCGAGGGGGCGCCCTCGATCGGCTTGCCGTCGATCATCCGGGGCTGGAGGACGACGTCCAGGGGCCTGTCGCGATACTTCGTCGAGAGCTGCTGGAACTCCTCGTTGGTCGCCAGCGGCGTCGGAGTCTCTCCGGCCGGGGCCGCGGCGGTGATCGCCAGGACCTCGGCGCGGACGGGGGCGGCGGGCCAGGGGAGGGTCGCGGGGTCGGCGGTGCCGGCGGGCGCCTGATAGTCGACCACGTCGAGCGCAGCGCCGGGACGGACGCCGATGGTGGGGCGGTCGCTGGTCGCGTCGCGTCGCGGCTGGATCGGCATGTCCAGGGGGGCGTCCACGCCGGGCCGCTGGACGTGGAAGTTCACCACCTGGCCCTGGGTGCTGAGGTTCACGGCCTTCATCAGGTCCTGGAAGCCGACGTCGCGGCGGTCGTCGATGCCGATGATCTCGTCGCCCGGCCGGAGGCCCGCCTCGAAGGCCGGCGAACCGGCGAGGACCGCGCCGACCCTGGCGGAGAGCTTCTCGCGCTCCTGGCCGAAGACGTAGGCGAAGCAGAACAGGGCGAGGATCAGGTTCATGATCACGCCGGCCGAGATGATCGCCATCCGGGCGCCGACGGACTTGTTGTTGAACGCGCGAGGGTCGCTGGCGGCGGCGGCGTCGGGCGGGCCTTCGCCGGCCTCGCCCCCCTCGCCCAGCATCTTGACGAACCCCCCCAGGGGGATCGCGGCCAGGACGTACTCGGTCTCGCCCCGCGTGAATCCGAAGATCGTCTTGCCGAAGCCGATGGAGAACTTCTCGACCTTGACCCCGTTCCACTTCGCCAGGAGGAAATGGCCGAGTTCATGGATGAAGATGACGAACCCGAGCCCGAGCGCGACCTTCGCGATGTTCCAGAGCCAGATCACGGTGTCCAACGTTGCACCTCCAGGCGGGCCTTCGCGTCGACCTTCCACAACTGGTCGAGCGTCGGGCGGGGATCGTATTCGTGATGGTCGAGCGCGGCGCGACAGGCGCGGGGGATGTCCAGGAAGCCGATCTCGCCGCCGAGGAACCGGCCGACGGCCGACTCGTTCGCGGCGTTCAGCGCCGCCCCGGCGGTCCCGCCGCGCCTCATGACCTCGTCGGCCAGGTCGAGCGCCGGGAAGGTCTCGCGGTCGGGGGGCTCGAAATGCCAGGCCGAGGGCCGGGTGAGGTCGAGCCTCGGGCCGGGGCAGGGATGGCGGTCGGGGAAGGTGAGCGCGTACTGGATCGGCAGCCGCATGTCCGGGGGCGAAAGCTGGGCGATCACGCTGCCGTCGACGAACTCGACCATCGAGTGGATGGTGCTCTCGGGGTGGATCACGACCTCGATCTGGTCGGGCTCCAGGTCGAACAGCCAGCGGGCCTCGATGACTTCCAGGGCCTTGTTCATCAGCGTGGCCGAGTCGATCGAGATCTTGGGGCCCATGCTCCAGGTGGGATGCTTCAGGGCCATCTCGGGCGTCACGTCCCCCAGCTCCCGGCGCGTCTTGCCGCGGAAGGGGCCCCCCGAGGAGGTGAGGATCACGCGCTTGACCTCGCGGCGGTCTCCGGCGTGCAGGGCCTGGAAGATGGCCGAGTGTTCGCTGTCGACGGGGAGGAGCCGGGCGTTCCGGCGGCGGGCCAGGTCCATGACCAGCGGCCCGGCGACCACGAGGGTCTCCTTGTTCGCCAGGGCGACGGTCTTGCCCGCCTCGAGCGCCGCCCACGCCCCCTCCAGACCGGCGGCCCCGACGATCGCGTCGAGCACGCGGTCGGTCGACTCGTCCTGGACCATCCGGATGACGCCGTCGCGGCCCGAGAGGACCTCCACGTCCGTACCTCGGAGCGCCCGGCGGACCTCGGCGACGGGTTCGTCGTCGGTCATGACCACGAACCGGGGCGACGACGACCGGGCCTGATCGGCCAGCCGCCGCCAATTGGAATGCGCGCTGAGGCCGTGCGCCCGCAGCCTCGCGGGCCCTTCGCATCCGATGACGTCCAGGGCGCTGCGGCCGATCGAGCCCGTCGAGCCCAGGACCACGACGCGCGTGGTGCTATCCCCTCGCTCCATCCCCACTCCCATGTCTCGCGCCGTCGCGGGCGTCCGCACAAGACGCCGACGGCGCGACTCAAGTCGCGCCGCGCCCGATCCTTGGGCGAAACCGCACGCTCGGCCCGCCAAGCCCTCTAGCACTATAGAAACTCCCCCGAGCGGCGGCAAGGCTGCCGCTCGGGGG includes:
- the rseP gene encoding RIP metalloprotease RseP, encoding MIWLWNIAKVALGLGFVIFIHELGHFLLAKWNGVKVEKFSIGFGKTIFGFTRGETEYVLAAIPLGGFVKMLGEGGEAGEGPPDAAAASDPRAFNNKSVGARMAIISAGVIMNLILALFCFAYVFGQEREKLSARVGAVLAGSPAFEAGLRPGDEIIGIDDRRDVGFQDLMKAVNLSTQGQVVNFHVQRPGVDAPLDMPIQPRRDATSDRPTIGVRPGAALDVVDYQAPAGTADPATLPWPAAPVRAEVLAITAAAPAGETPTPLATNEEFQQLSTKYRDRPLDVVLQPRMIDGKPIEGAPSDLKTTLPPNHLVDLGLRFAVEPIRAIQKGSPAEAAGFRVGDRIVKVDGSEDLDPIRLSLECFDRAGSPTTFEVQRTADGEKAPETVTLTATPDDTAPTFNPMKLSPGEDFQVPGLGICFPFRPVVQAVAPGSPADKAGLKAGDVLEAVAIPATRGRPREGASPSDENWLVPREQTMRFDDGSTTWPFVFGLIQSLPRQAVSLTVHGRSEPVSIQPEVVPDRYVPDRGLAFVDAFKTLPALGFADAMREGLNETVENVAVMYATLRSLFTGRVSVTNLGGPILISRVAYAQAKAGFSEFVGFLGFISINLAVLNFLPIPPLDGGQMVFLVAEKVRGRPLPDSALIAGTYVGLLMVLCLMVFATYQDVFRLLKEFFL
- the dxr gene encoding 1-deoxy-D-xylulose-5-phosphate reductoisomerase, producing MERGDSTTRVVVLGSTGSIGRSALDVIGCEGPARLRAHGLSAHSNWRRLADQARSSSPRFVVMTDDEPVAEVRRALRGTDVEVLSGRDGVIRMVQDESTDRVLDAIVGAAGLEGAWAALEAGKTVALANKETLVVAGPLVMDLARRRNARLLPVDSEHSAIFQALHAGDRREVKRVILTSSGGPFRGKTRRELGDVTPEMALKHPTWSMGPKISIDSATLMNKALEVIEARWLFDLEPDQIEVVIHPESTIHSMVEFVDGSVIAQLSPPDMRLPIQYALTFPDRHPCPGPRLDLTRPSAWHFEPPDRETFPALDLADEVMRRGGTAGAALNAANESAVGRFLGGEIGFLDIPRACRAALDHHEYDPRPTLDQLWKVDAKARLEVQRWTP